The following coding sequences are from one Capsicum annuum cultivar UCD-10X-F1 chromosome 3, UCD10Xv1.1, whole genome shotgun sequence window:
- the LOC107861829 gene encoding dynein light chain 1, cytoplasmic encodes MLEGKGVIEDTDMPVKMQIQAMRLASQALDVYDVLDYRSIAAHIKKEFDKKYGGGWQCVVGSKFGCYFTHTKGTFIYFTLETLNFLIFIGATSP; translated from the exons ATGTTGGAAGGAAAAGGTGTGATTGAAGATACAGATATGCCAGTGAAGATGCAGATCCAAGCTATGCGTTTGGCTTCTCAGGCTCtggatgtttatgatgttttggaCTACAGATCCATTGCTGCTCATATTAAAAAG GAGTTTGACAAGAAATATGGGGGTGGCTGGCAGTGCGTGGTGGGATCAAAATTCGGGTGTTACTTCACTCATACTAAAGGAACATTTATCTATTTCACCTTGGAGACTCTTAACTTCCTCATCTTCATAGGAGCCACTTCTCCTTAA
- the LOC107861821 gene encoding conserved oligomeric Golgi complex subunit 1, with amino-acid sequence MRVVTPTSPSPTLPADQNRLSSVAASTAGSGGVRNQDAELLFRTKPIAEIRNVEAATRKQIQDKSEELRQLVGNRYRDLIDSADSIVLMKSSCESISANIAAIHHGILHSLSSTVADSPKSVVSSDPAKARIYGIACRVKYLVDTPENIWGCLDESMFLESSARYARAKHVHHSLNNNKDYKSVLSKFPLLQHQWQIVESFKFQISQRSRERLLDQALGLGIKAYADALAAVAVIDELDPKQVLTLFLDSRKSCISQKLNACSSDNATSSDVILVYCEALKIIQVTVGQVGELFLQVLNDMPLFYKTVLGSPPASQLFGGIPNPDEEMRLWNSFRDDLESQMVMLDRDFVSKACSDWLRNCGKEIMNKINGKYLIDVISCGKDLASAEMLIRETMESKQVLEGSLEWLKSVFGSEIELPWKRTRELVLGGDSDLWDEIFEDAFVRRMKAIIDKGFDELSGLVDVVASARAISGTPGEQVSFQAYLNRSLNGGGVWFMEPNGKKVTAIPGGKSQQPEENDFRSCLNAYFGDEVSRIRDAVDSCCESVLKNLLSFLESPKASLRLKDLAPYLQNKCYQSMSAILMELKSELDALSANLQNKNPKDESVPSPAILVERSIFIGRLLFAFQKHSRHIPVILGSPRSWVNETRGAGPLKTPTLVRYSMPPLSSPTSDGPGSTMFDSPRRQSSLASAALFGVDDSSSPQLEELSKMTQDLCIRAYNMWISWVSDELSVILSQNLKQDDALLATTTLRGWEEMVVKQDQSKEGESEMKILLPSMPSLYITSFLFQACEEIQRVGGHVLDKPVLKNFASRLLDKMIHIYGDFLSSQETQGSRVSEKGVLQVLLDLRFASDILSGGDASANEESLTVPKTKHPFRRKQDIQLNKSVSEERVNGLISSFAQRLDPIDWLTYEPYLWENERQSYLRHAVLLGFFVQLNRMYTDTAQKLPTNSESNIMRCSEVPRFKYLPISAPALSSRGTTKASISASIDNVSSRSPWKSYTNDELSRKVDIDENSSSGIASPFLKSFMQVGSKFGESTLKLGSILTDGQVGRFGDILPVQASGFHSFFTAARSE; translated from the exons ATGAGGGTAGTGACACCTACATCTCCGTCACCGACACTACCCGCCGATCAAAACCGCCTTAGCTCCGTTGCAGCATCCACCGCCGGAAGCGGCGGCGTAAGAAACCAGGATGCTGAGTTACTCTTCCGTACAAAGCCAATTGCCGAAATCCGAAATGTGGAAGCAGCTACGAGGAAACAGATCCAAGACAAGAGCGAGGAGCTCCGGCAACTCGTCGGTAATCGTTACCGAGATCTTATCGATTCCGCCGATTCCATTGTTCTTATGAAATCCTCATGCGAGTCAATTTCTGCTAATATAGCTGCGATTCACCACGGCATTCTTCATTCTCTATCTTCTACGGTTGCCGATTCGCCTAAGTCTGTTGTCTCCTCTGATCCTGCGAAAGCTAGGATTTACGGAATTGCTTGTAGGGTTAAGTATCTTGTTGATACGCCGGAGAATATTTGGGGATGTCTTGATGAATCGATGTTTCTAGAATCTTCTGCACGTTACGCCCGTGCtaaacatgttcatcatagtttgaATAACAACAAGGATTACAAAAGTGTACTTTCGAAGTTTCCATTGCTTCAGCATCAATGGCAAATTGTAGAGAGTTTTAAATTTCAGATCTCGCAGAGAAGCAGAGAGAGATTGTTGGATCAAGCACTTGGCCTTGGGATAAAAGCTTATGCGGATGCTCTAGCTGCAGTTGCTGTTATTGATGAGCTTGATCCCAAACAGGTTCTTACATTGTTCCTTGATTCGCGAAAATCGTGTATTTCTCAGAAACTAAATGCATGTTCTAGTGATAATGCTACTAGCTCCGATGTGATTTTAGTTTATTGTGAAGCATTAAAGATTATTCAGGTTACAGTGGGGCAAGTAGGAGAATTATTCTTGCAAGTGTTGAATGATATGCCTTTGTTTTATAAGACGGTATTGGGTTCACCTCCTGCCTCTCAATTGTTTGGTGGAATACCTAATCCCGATGAGGAAATGCGGTTGTGGAACTCATTTAGAGATGATCTGGAATCACAAATGGTAATGTTGGATAGGGATTTCGTTTCCAAGGCATGTTCTGATTGGTTGAGGAACTGTGGAAAGGAGATAATGAACAAGATCAATGGAAAGTACTTGATCGATGTTATCAGCTGTGGAAAAGACCTTGCATCTGCTGAGATGTTGATACGGGAAACTATGGAAAGTAAGCAGGTCTTAGAAGGGAGTTTAGAGTGGCTTAAGAGTGTTTTTGGTTCTGAAATTGAATTGCCGTGGAAGAGAACACGCGAGCTTGTATTGGGAGGTGATTCGGACCTGTGGGATGAGATATTCGAAGATGCTTTTGTGAGAAGGATGAAAGCAATTATTGATAAAGGATTTGATGAGTTGAGTGGATTAGTTGATGTTGTAGCGTCAGCGCGGGCCATCTCAGGAACTCCCGGTGAGCAGGTCAGTTTTCAGGCATACTTGAATAGATCTTTAAATGGTGGAGGTGTTTGGTTCATGGAGCCAAATGGTAAAAAAGTTACTGCCATTCCTGGTGGCAAGTCACAGCAGCCCGAGGAGAATGATTTTCGCAGTTGTCTCAATGCTTACTTCGGGGATGAAGTCAGCAGGATTAGAGATGCTGTGGACAGCTGCTGTGAGAGTGTTTTAAAAAACCTGCTAAGCTTCCTGGAGTCTCCTAAGGCATCCTTGAGACTGAAAGATCTGGCCCCATATTTACAAAATAAATGTTACCAAAGTATGTCTGCTATACTGATGGAACTGAAGAGTGAGTTGGATGCATTGTCTGCTAATCTTCAGAACAAAAACCCAAAGGACGAGTCAGTTCCATCACCTGCTATACTTGTTGAGAGGTCAATATTTATAGGCCGGCTTTTGTTTGCATTCCAGAAGCATTCCAGACACATTCCTGTCATACTTGGTTCGCCAAGGTCATGGGTGAATGAAACTAGAGGAGCTGGCCCTCTCAAGACCCCAACTCTAGTAAGGTACTCTATGCCACCTCTCAGTTCCCCAACCTCTGATGGTCCTGGAAGTACAATGTTTGATTCACCCAGAAGACAGAGTTCATTGGCGTCGGCTGCTTTGTTTGGAGTGGATGACAGTTCAAGCCCACAGCTTGAAGAGCTAAGTAAAATGACCCAAGATCTTTGCATCAGAGCTTATAATATGTGGATATCTTGGGTTTCTGATGAACTTTCAGTTATCTTATCCCAAAATCTCAAACAGGATGATGCCTTGTTGGCAACAACAACCTTGAGA GGCTGGGAGGAGATGGTTGTTAAGCAAGATCAGTCAAAGGAAGGCGAGTCAGAGATGAAGATATTGCTTCCTTCTATGCCTTCTTTGTACATAACCTCTTTTCTATTCCAAGCTTGTGAAGAAATTCAGCGAGTAGGTGGACATGTGCTTGATAAACCTGTTCTGAAAAACTTTGCCTCAAGATTGTTAGATAAG ATGATTCATATTTATGGAGACTTCCTTTCCAGTCAAGAAACTCAGGGATCTCGAGTGTCGGAAAAAGGAGTGTTGCAAGTTTTATTGGATCTAAGATTTGCTTCAGATATTCTCTCTGGTGGTGATGCTAGTGCAAATGAAGAATCATTGACAGTACCTAAGACAAAACATCCTTTTAGAAGAAAGCAGGACATACAACTAAACAAGTCAGTCTCTGAAGAGCGTGTTAATGGGTTGATAAGTAGCTTTGCACAAAGACTGGATCCTATTGATTGGCTCAC CTATGAGCCATATCTTTGGGAGAATGAGAGGCAGTCATACCTGAGGCATGCTGTCCTCCTTGGGTTCTTTGTTCAGCTTAATCGGATGTACACAGATACTGCTCAGAAACTGCCAACCAATTCAGAATCAAACATCATGCGCTGCTCTGAAGTACCGCGCTTCAAATATCTTCCCATCAG TGCCCCGGCATTGTCTTCAAGGGGGACAACAAAGGCATCAATCTCAGCATCTATTGATAATGTTTCATCGAGAAGTCCCTGGAAAAGTTACACAAATGACG
- the LOC107861823 gene encoding glyoxylate/hydroxypyruvate/pyruvate reductase 2KGR-like, with product MEEIGVLLMRPLSNYLQQELSKRFTLFKYWEIHYESLKLHADSIRAVGGGGGGSGGLGTDAALIDMLPRLEIVSSHSSGLDKIDLVKCKERGIRVTYTPDVVSDAVADMAILLIIATLRRICEADRFVRNGMWKQKDFSLTKKFSGKSVGIVGLGRIGSAIAKRAEAFGCSISYHSRSQKPESTYTYYPCVVDLASNCQILVVACALTEETHHIINREVIDALGPNGVVINIARGSHIDEPELVSALAEGRLGGAGLDVLEHEPEVPMQLAKLDNVVLSPHISAATAESRKERADLVVASLEAYFSNKPLLTPVL from the exons ATGGAAGAGATAGGGGTATTATTGATGCGTCCATTGTCCAATTACCTGCAGCAAGAGCTGTCCAAACGTTTCACCCTCTTCAAGTACTGGGAAATTCACTATGAATCTCTCAAACTACATGCGGATTCCATCCGAgcagttggggggggggggggggggagtggaGGACTGGGAACCGATGCTGCATTGATCGATATGCTGCCAAGATTGGAAATTGTATCGAGTCACAGTTCTGGGCTTGACAAGATTGATTTGGTGAAGTGTAAAGAGAGAGGGATTAGGGTCACTTACACACCCGATGTTGTTTCAGATGCTGTTGCAGACATGGCCATTTTACTAATAATTGCAACATTGAGGAGGATATGTGAAGCTGATCGCTTCGTCAGGAATGGGATGTGGAAGCAAAAGGATTTCAGCTTGACTAAGAAG TTTAGCGGCAAATCAGTAGGTATTGTAGGCTTAGGGAGGATTGGTTCAGCAATTGCCAAGAGAGCTGAAGCTTTTGGATGTTCAATCAGTTACCATTCACGTTCACAAAAACCAGAGTCAACGTACACCTACTATCCATGTGTTGTCGACTTGGCCTCCAACTGCCAGATCCTTGTCGTCGCTTGTGCCTTAACAGAAGAAACTCACCACATCATCAACCGTGAAGTTATAGACGCCTTGGGTCCGAATGGAGTTGTTATTAACATTGCAAGGGGTTCTCATATTGATGAACCTGAGCTGGTTTCTGCCCTTGCAGAAGGCAGGTTGGGAGGAGCAGGGCTTGATGTTCTTGAACATGAACCTGAAGTGCCTATGCAACTAGCTAAACTTGATAATGTTGTATTATCACCTCATATCTCAGCTGCCACTGCGGAGAGCCGTAAGGAGAGGGCCGACCTTGTGGTTGCAAGCTTGGAGGCATACTTTTCGAACAAGCCATTGCTAACTCCTGTCCTTTGA